A window from Streptomyces sp. NBC_00335 encodes these proteins:
- a CDS encoding DUF6284 family protein has translation MKSIAALHNVVTPWSDGLEPSDAELDSIEFELPLILAEVDLLDAEIAVLDRTPSELDERRIRRARRKALTVRRTLTNQAAAASMPGGAA, from the coding sequence ATGAAGTCCATCGCTGCACTTCACAACGTTGTTACCCCGTGGTCGGATGGCTTGGAGCCGTCGGACGCGGAGCTGGATTCGATCGAGTTCGAGTTGCCGCTGATCCTGGCGGAGGTCGACCTGCTCGACGCGGAGATCGCCGTGCTGGACCGTACACCTTCCGAGCTGGACGAGCGGCGGATCCGCCGGGCCCGCCGCAAGGCGCTGACCGTGCGGCGGACGCTGACCAACCAGGCCGCCGCCGCGAGCATGCCGGGCGGTGCCGCATGA
- a CDS encoding GntR family transcriptional regulator, with the protein MTFALEALDPDDDRPPYEQVARSLGAAIRTRKLAPGEKLPSHKMLTDHYGFARATIQRALRDLEDEGLVVSRKGSGVFVRNRTERPAGLRPYVEQAFASRNVTIDFAGFSSETLHGALQEPLDKIRIGRLTPASIRMRILVPDMAVPQAAPVRREDCGDDPRIRARMHDIMVGYTRSISDAISELSHLGLVQESSVSVRVHSGTQFFKLYVINNQDAFFGYYPIRPNKVVAQGEPIEIFDLVGKDTILFHHSLNDGDSSGGAQQVEQARMWFDSIWDTIARDADAGTL; encoded by the coding sequence ATGACGTTTGCGCTTGAAGCCCTGGACCCGGACGACGACCGGCCCCCGTACGAGCAGGTGGCGCGCAGCCTCGGGGCTGCGATCAGGACGAGGAAGCTCGCACCAGGCGAGAAGCTCCCGTCTCACAAGATGCTGACCGATCACTACGGCTTCGCTCGGGCGACCATCCAGCGGGCGCTGCGCGACCTCGAAGACGAGGGCCTCGTTGTCTCGCGCAAGGGGAGCGGGGTCTTCGTCCGGAACCGGACCGAGCGGCCGGCGGGTCTGCGGCCCTACGTCGAGCAGGCCTTCGCCAGTCGGAACGTGACGATCGACTTCGCGGGCTTCTCTAGCGAGACGCTGCACGGCGCGCTGCAAGAGCCGCTGGATAAAATCCGCATCGGGCGCCTCACACCTGCGAGCATCCGGATGCGCATCCTCGTGCCCGACATGGCAGTGCCGCAGGCTGCTCCTGTGCGGCGAGAGGACTGCGGGGACGACCCCCGGATCCGTGCTCGCATGCACGACATCATGGTCGGCTACACGCGGAGCATCTCGGATGCCATAAGCGAACTCAGCCACCTTGGCCTCGTCCAGGAGAGCAGCGTCAGCGTCCGCGTCCACAGCGGGACGCAGTTCTTCAAGCTCTATGTGATCAACAACCAGGACGCCTTCTTCGGCTACTACCCGATCCGGCCCAACAAAGTGGTCGCTCAGGGTGAGCCCATCGAGATCTTCGACCTCGTGGGCAAGGACACGATCCTCTTCCACCACTCGCTCAATGACGGAGACTCCTCCGGCGGCGCGC